One stretch of Methanobacteriaceae archaeon DNA includes these proteins:
- a CDS encoding TfuA-related McrA-glycine thioamidation protein — protein MTASKKIIIFTGPSISIEEASEILEAEYRYPIKRGDILEVIAESPDVIGIIDGVFHQQPAVSHREILEALNKGIVVVGGSSMGALRASELDELGMIGIGYVYQQYKSGAVESDDDVAVILNPRTHEQLSDSLISIDYNLKKARDAGILSEQELKKLLDISKSIFYPKRTYEKVFKESNLDEKVIESLKQYIQEHEYDVKRKDAIEVLKYIKNNL, from the coding sequence ATGACTGCTTCAAAGAAAATAATAATTTTTACCGGGCCTTCCATTAGTATAGAAGAAGCATCTGAGATTTTAGAAGCGGAATATCGATATCCTATAAAACGAGGAGATATTTTAGAGGTTATTGCAGAATCGCCAGATGTAATTGGAATAATTGACGGAGTATTCCACCAACAACCCGCAGTTTCACACAGAGAAATACTGGAAGCACTTAATAAAGGAATTGTGGTGGTGGGTGGTTCTAGTATGGGTGCTTTGAGGGCTTCTGAGCTGGATGAATTGGGAATGATTGGAATAGGTTATGTTTATCAGCAGTATAAAAGCGGTGCCGTGGAATCAGACGATGATGTGGCGGTGATTTTAAATCCCCGAACACATGAACAACTTTCAGATTCATTGATTAGTATTGATTACAATTTAAAAAAGGCCAGAGATGCAGGAATTCTATCTGAGCAGGAACTTAAAAAATTACTAGATATTTCCAAATCCATATTCTACCCCAAAAGAACCTATGAAAAGGTTTTTAAAGAATCTAATCTTGATGAAAAAGTTATTGAGTCACTAAAACAATATATTCAAGAACATGAATATGACGTTAAAAGAAAAGACGCCATAGAAGTTTTAAAATACATTAAAAATAACTTATAG